One genomic segment of Chelonia mydas isolate rCheMyd1 chromosome 1, rCheMyd1.pri.v2, whole genome shotgun sequence includes these proteins:
- the LOC102934510 gene encoding noggin, giving the protein MEVARAGLICLLLLGSWGQGPLPSGASLLSQEGDLPLSEDLLQPEKISETTPPNPDVHLIRSKPSAHVRPYSLSRSANDYHYAPKPKHLRAPRLLKLLGPSYDPFWMSSQDPRSRNTSLEQLGTLSQDLADGTSRYRKKLLQEAENVELPVLLPPEERTASNLSQAVAHRLRQWLVDSATCHLTSSWVDLGPVFWPRWVRHTECDTSHTGCSWPPGMTCRPAQFTHIKLLVWHCWMSKDPAIDTGRTLQQCTWRQIPYPVVSACKCSCR; this is encoded by the coding sequence ATGGAGGTGGCCAGAGCAGGTCTCatttgcctgctgctgctggggagctggggtcAGGGGCCTCTTCCCTCTGgagcctctctcctctcccaggaGGGAGACCTTCCCCTAAGTGAGGACCTTCTGCAGCCTGAGAAGATCAGTGAGACCACCCCACCCAATCCTGATGTCCACCTCATCCGGAGCAAGCCATCTGCCCACGTGAGGCCGTATAGCCTGTCCCGCTCTGCCAATGACTACCACTACGCCCCCAAGCCCAAGCATCTCAGGGCCCCTCGGTTGTTGAAGCTGTTGGGCCCCTCATACGACCCCTTCTGGATGTCCTCGCAGGATCCACGAAGCCGCAACAccagcctggagcagctgggcaCCCTGAGCCAGGACCTGGCCGATGGCACCAGCCGTTACCGGAAGAAGCTGCTGCAAGAGGCTGAAAACGTGGAGCTCCCTGTCCTGCTGCCCCCGGAGGAGAGGACGGCCAGCAACCTAAGCCAAGCTGTTGCCCACCGCCTCCGTCAGTGGCTGGTGGACAGCGCCACCTGCCACCTGACCTCATCCTGGGTGGATCTGGGGCCTGTCTTCTGGCCACGTTGGGTCCGCCACACAGAGTGTGACACCTCCCACACTGGCTGCTCCTGGCCTCCTGGCATGACCTGCCGTCCTGCCCAGTTCACCCACATCAAGCTCCTGGTCTGGCACTGCTGGATGAGCAAGGACCCAGCCATAGACACGGGCAGGACTCTCCAGCAATGCACCTGGAGGCAGATTCCCTACCCAGTAGTGTCTGCTTGCAAGTGCTCCTGTCGGTAA
- the GALR3 gene encoding galanin receptor type 3, which yields MPESWNASSNSLEVRAAGIIVPVAFSLIFLLGTVGNGLVLAVLLRNGQVKYNTTNLFILNLAMADLCFIICCVPFQATIYTLDGWLFGPFACKAVHFLIYLTMYASSFTLAAVSVDRYLAIRYPLKSRDLRTSRNAAVAIIVIWTLSLLFAGPYLSYYQIVHYHGVPICVPIWEDQHRKILDILTFVFGYLLPVAVVSLAYARTIKFLWTSVDPVERISESRKAKRKVTKMIVAVAILFCLCWLPHHLVILCFWFGYFPFNRVTYACRLASHCLSYANSCLNPIVYALISKHFRKKFKLVFTCLLFQNKSRKKKRAGNKVHMTNVANNAAGVYGGNTEVTQIQEENARCCQGLLRKDAEDTHLPEAWTHQLQDTTVSAQRGLLAEESSVTTGNPLAVTSPGRSQGLLTLH from the exons ATGCCAGAGAGCTGGAATGCCTCCTCCAACAGCCTGGAGGTGCGAGCTGCAGGCATCATTGTGCCGGTGGCCTTCTCCCTCATCTTCCTCCTGGGCACAGTGGGGAATGGGCTggtgctggctgtgctgctgcgTAATGGCCAGGTGAAGTACAACACCACCAACCTGTTCATCCTCAACCTGGCCATGGCGGACCTCTGCTTCATCATCTGCTGCGTCCCCTTCCAAGCCACCATCTACACACTGGACGGGTGGCTCTTCGGCCCCTTCGCCTGCAAGGCTGTGCACTTCCTCATCTACCTCACCATGTATGCCAGCAGCTTCACCCTGGCAGCCGTCTCTGTCGACAg GTACCTGGCCATTCGCTACCCGCTGAAATCCCGGGATCTCCGGACCTCCCGGAATGCAGCGGTTGCCATCATAGTGATCTGGACCCTGTCACTGCTCTTCGCAGGGCCCTACCTCAGCTACTACCAGATTGTCCACTACCACGGGGTGCCCATCTGTGTCCCCATCTGGGAGGACCAGCACCGGAAGATCCTGGACATCCTCACCTTTGTGTTTGGGTACCTCCTGCCCGTGGCTGTCGTGAGCTTGGCTTATGCCAGGACCATCAAGTTCCTGTGGACCTCAGTAGACCCTGTCGAGAGAATCTCAGAGTCCCGTAAGGCCAAGCGCAAGGTCACCAAGATGATCGTGGCTGTGGCCATACTCTTCTGCCTCTGCTGGCTGCCCCACCACCTGGTCATCCTATGCTTTTGGTTTGGCTACTTCCCCTTCAACCGAGTCACCTATGCCTGCCGCCTGGCCTCCCACTGCCTGTCATATGCCAACTCCTGCCTCAACCCCATTGTCTATGCCCTCATCTCTAAGCATTTCCGCAAGAAGTTCAAGCTGGTCTTCACTTGCCTCCTCTTCCAGAACAAGAGCAGGAAGAAGAAGAGAGCTGGCAATAAAGTCCACATGACCAATGTGGCCAACAATGCTGCAGGTGTGTATGGAGGGAACACCGAGGTCACCCAGATCCAGGAGGAGAATGCCAGGTGCTGCCAGGGCCTGCTGCGGAAAGATGCTGAAGACACCCATCTCCCTGAGGCATGGACTCATCAGCTACAGGACACCACTGTCTCTGCTCAGAGAGGACTTCTGGCTGAAGAAAGTTCTGTAACAACTGGCAACCCACTGGCTGTGACCTCACCAGGAAGATCTCAGGGCCTGCTGACCCTCCACTGA